Proteins encoded together in one Mycobacterium sp. MS1601 window:
- a CDS encoding MmgE/PrpD family protein — translation MTEHVIDVLVDDLLTRRDKYTPATQQAGRRCLADAIACAAAGSGGPTYSLIYTAIGPILGGAPQATVWFGNRRASLAEAMHMNSTAVAADDLDDGNRSAIGHPGGAVIPAVLGYAEALGYNGDLLMPIAFGYDAAVTVAGGRTAHRVPTMATGRWAAYGVAAAIWAMSGASREVLTRALAHAASLSPQLVHPVATAPDGLKEGTAWATLAGLAAFRLANSGVDAPLHALDTHPDFDPGWFRSTGTEPAIQETYFKRYACCRWIHPALDLIFELRRRGEMPDPASIEAIEIHTFERSLWLPNNPRPASLESAHYSFPFCVALGVFAEPAEFLPLTPAVLGHQSALSLAQRVRVIESAELTAAFPARTPIELTITASGTSIDLNLPTATGDPSLPLSDDQLAGKHAILLHHHPGVRAELSRVLRGSGPLTLTDLPVTLDQSPGKDLS, via the coding sequence ATGACCGAACATGTCATCGACGTGCTCGTCGACGATCTTTTGACCCGGCGAGACAAGTACACCCCGGCAACACAACAAGCGGGCCGCCGCTGTCTTGCTGACGCAATCGCTTGTGCCGCAGCCGGTTCTGGTGGGCCGACCTACAGTCTGATCTACACGGCAATAGGACCGATCCTCGGTGGGGCGCCACAGGCGACCGTCTGGTTCGGAAACCGCCGTGCGAGCCTGGCCGAAGCAATGCACATGAACTCGACGGCTGTCGCCGCCGACGATCTCGACGACGGCAACCGCTCGGCGATCGGCCATCCCGGGGGGGCCGTCATCCCGGCCGTCCTCGGCTACGCTGAAGCACTGGGCTACAACGGAGATCTGTTGATGCCCATCGCCTTCGGGTACGACGCCGCGGTAACGGTGGCCGGGGGGCGCACCGCGCACCGTGTTCCCACGATGGCCACCGGCCGGTGGGCAGCGTACGGTGTTGCCGCCGCCATCTGGGCGATGTCCGGAGCAAGCCGCGAAGTCCTGACGCGTGCTCTGGCCCACGCGGCATCACTGTCGCCGCAACTGGTGCACCCGGTTGCAACCGCTCCCGATGGCCTGAAGGAGGGCACCGCCTGGGCCACACTCGCCGGGTTGGCGGCGTTCCGACTTGCCAACTCCGGTGTGGACGCCCCACTACACGCCCTGGACACCCACCCCGACTTCGATCCTGGCTGGTTCCGCTCCACTGGGACAGAGCCTGCGATCCAGGAGACCTACTTCAAGCGATACGCCTGCTGCCGGTGGATTCACCCCGCGCTCGACCTCATCTTCGAGCTACGCCGGCGTGGTGAAATGCCGGACCCCGCGAGCATCGAGGCGATCGAGATCCACACGTTCGAGCGATCACTCTGGTTGCCCAACAACCCTCGCCCCGCCTCGCTGGAATCGGCTCACTACAGTTTTCCGTTCTGCGTGGCACTGGGCGTCTTCGCCGAACCCGCCGAGTTTCTCCCACTCACTCCGGCGGTGCTGGGCCACCAGTCGGCCCTGTCGCTGGCGCAGCGGGTCCGGGTGATCGAAAGTGCGGAATTGACAGCGGCTTTCCCCGCACGCACGCCGATCGAGCTGACCATCACCGCCAGTGGCACCTCGATCGATCTGAACCTGCCCACCGCCACCGGCGACCCATCACTACCACTGTCCGACGATCAACTCGCCGGCAAGCACGCGATCCTGCTCCACCACCACCCCGGTGTCCGCGCCGAACTCAGCAGGGTTCTTCGCGGCAGCGGTCCGCTCACACTCACCGATCTGCCTGTAACGCTCGATCAGTCTCCTGGAAAGGATCTTTCATGA
- a CDS encoding M24 family metallopeptidase → MTLSDIGSDIGDGLHVTASRGNQQAFPRKEFDDRVQNIQHDMAALGLDVLLVHTPENICYLTGYETSGYFEYQVLAIPASGVPRLLVRNVEQLNVDEYTWHQDAFVWRDGTDFFEATARLVDFLGAPIPARIGLENHSWFVTARVSAELAARLRGREIVDAGRLVERRRLVKSPAEQLYVRAAAAIADRTMAAAIKAAGAGRSELDVAAAAHHEYILAGGEYPALPHYVSSGKRSEVGHATWSEKVLVAGETLKMEFLGVKRRYHAGLTRAVHVGPASPEVRAAADIAFDLQQQVFDELKPGATTDEVTRHARERQAKALGHKPIKLRLGYSMGIGFPPIAGEGQTADFREGSPWVLEPGMVFHMLSVVRIDLTFSDTVLITADGCERLTQTPRELTEV, encoded by the coding sequence ATGACGCTCTCCGACATCGGCAGTGATATCGGCGATGGCCTGCACGTCACCGCTTCCCGTGGGAACCAGCAGGCGTTCCCCCGCAAAGAATTCGACGACCGGGTGCAGAACATCCAACACGACATGGCAGCCCTAGGCCTCGACGTGCTGCTGGTCCACACACCCGAGAATATCTGTTATCTCACCGGATACGAGACCTCAGGCTACTTCGAGTACCAGGTGCTGGCGATACCGGCCTCCGGTGTGCCGCGCCTACTGGTGCGCAATGTCGAGCAGCTCAACGTCGACGAGTACACCTGGCACCAGGACGCCTTCGTCTGGCGTGACGGCACCGATTTCTTCGAGGCAACCGCGCGACTGGTCGATTTCCTGGGAGCACCCATACCGGCCCGCATCGGGCTGGAGAACCACTCCTGGTTCGTCACTGCCAGAGTCAGTGCCGAGCTGGCGGCGCGGTTGCGCGGTCGCGAGATCGTCGATGCGGGCAGGCTGGTGGAGAGACGCAGACTCGTGAAGAGTCCTGCCGAACAACTCTACGTCCGAGCTGCCGCCGCGATCGCCGACCGGACAATGGCCGCAGCCATCAAGGCGGCAGGCGCCGGTCGCAGCGAACTCGATGTCGCTGCAGCCGCCCACCACGAGTACATCCTGGCCGGGGGCGAGTACCCCGCGTTGCCGCATTACGTCTCGTCCGGAAAGCGCAGCGAAGTCGGTCACGCCACCTGGAGCGAGAAGGTGCTCGTCGCCGGGGAGACCCTCAAGATGGAGTTCCTCGGCGTGAAGCGGCGCTACCACGCCGGCCTGACCCGCGCCGTCCACGTGGGCCCCGCGTCACCGGAGGTTCGCGCCGCCGCGGACATCGCCTTCGATCTGCAGCAGCAGGTCTTCGATGAGCTGAAGCCCGGTGCCACCACCGACGAAGTGACCAGGCACGCGCGTGAGCGCCAAGCAAAGGCACTCGGCCACAAGCCGATCAAGCTTCGACTCGGCTACTCCATGGGTATCGGCTTTCCCCCCATCGCGGGCGAAGGACAGACCGCCGACTTCCGCGAGGGCTCCCCGTGGGTACTGGAGCCAGGCATGGTGTTCCACATGCTGTCGGTGGTGCGCATCGACTTGACCTTCAGCGACACCGTGCTGATCACCGCTGACGGTTGCGAGCGCCTCACCCAGACGCCGCGAGAACTGACGGAGGTGTGA
- a CDS encoding C45 family autoproteolytic acyltransferase/hydolase gives MHTFTGDSYTRGLQHGIALAQAITRRIDESLPSRLDSAARGHIAQPWIDATEQLDIQLLQEMAGIAEGSGSSLVDVVLLNAFEAFDLAAMVEKGGCTAIAVTDQRGHTVLAQNWDANHQLGSSLSVHLHRDPVGTDVAVLASPGGLGWVGMNEHGLGLVNNDLLGGPTASTAPSQVIRRAVLKNTDATAAAAAMRAIAHPALRSYLLADRSGVIEGVEVLPYQEPATMEIPAAGIAHANHAISTPALYIEDRAAQERVYPSSAHRAERATLLLEQTRGNSDQNTRARRILGDHDGLPLSICRHNSPLESTCTAASVIFDCTALRAEFSLGLACTPGTSHTVDFTSHEPRST, from the coding sequence ATGCACACCTTCACCGGGGACAGCTACACCCGAGGACTACAACACGGAATTGCACTGGCACAGGCGATCACCCGACGAATTGACGAGTCACTGCCTTCCAGACTGGACAGCGCCGCGCGTGGTCACATCGCCCAACCATGGATCGACGCAACCGAGCAGCTCGATATCCAGTTACTCCAGGAGATGGCCGGGATCGCCGAGGGTTCGGGATCGTCCCTGGTCGATGTGGTGCTGCTGAACGCCTTTGAGGCCTTTGACTTGGCCGCCATGGTGGAGAAGGGGGGCTGCACCGCCATCGCCGTCACCGACCAGCGCGGCCACACGGTGCTGGCTCAGAACTGGGATGCCAATCACCAACTCGGATCCAGTCTTTCGGTGCATCTCCATCGTGATCCGGTCGGCACGGACGTCGCAGTCCTTGCCTCGCCCGGCGGCCTCGGCTGGGTCGGCATGAACGAACATGGGCTCGGGTTGGTGAACAACGACCTGCTCGGCGGCCCCACCGCGTCCACGGCACCCAGTCAGGTGATCCGCCGCGCCGTTCTCAAGAACACGGACGCCACCGCGGCCGCGGCTGCCATGCGGGCCATCGCCCACCCCGCACTTCGCAGTTACCTGCTGGCCGACCGGTCCGGTGTCATCGAGGGCGTCGAGGTACTTCCGTACCAGGAACCGGCGACCATGGAGATTCCCGCCGCAGGAATAGCTCATGCCAATCACGCCATTTCCACGCCTGCGCTGTACATCGAGGACAGGGCCGCTCAAGAACGGGTGTATCCGTCGTCGGCCCACCGCGCCGAACGCGCCACACTCCTGTTGGAGCAGACCCGCGGTAACAGCGACCAGAACACCCGCGCACGCCGCATTCTCGGGGACCACGACGGGTTGCCGCTGTCGATCTGCCGCCACAACTCGCCACTCGAATCCACCTGTACTGCAGCGTCGGTGATCTTCGACTGCACCGCCCTGCGTGCGGAGTTCTCACTCGGGCTCGCATGCACGCCAGGCACCAGTCACACCGTTGACTTCACAAGCCACGAACCCAGGAGTACCTGA
- a CDS encoding dihydroxyacetone kinase subunit DhaK, translating into MQKFLNDPDEFVDDVLHGVLAAHPRHLTSGTAARSVIRANPPRDQVPIVTGGGSGHLPLFFGYVGDGLVTAAAVGGVFNSPSADLVLSCIRDVDNGSGVLLLYGNYGGDVMNFDLAAELAAAEGIRTVTMLAADDVASAPLAERHRRRGVAGIALLYKLAGAASARGDSLDTISSLLQRATDRLVTVGVALSPCILPAVGRPTFELPAGQMEIGAGLHGEPGVRRESLTQASVIVNQVLELLLNDNGPVAGDRVALLVNGLGSTPLEELYLISGICHDQLRKAGIEVVVPFVGNFATSLEMGGASVSLLPVDDEMQTLLGAPCHAPVMTLW; encoded by the coding sequence ATGCAGAAGTTCCTCAACGATCCCGACGAGTTCGTCGACGACGTGCTTCACGGCGTCCTCGCTGCCCATCCTCGGCATCTGACAAGCGGAACCGCGGCCCGTAGTGTCATCCGAGCCAACCCGCCCCGAGATCAGGTGCCCATCGTCACGGGCGGCGGCTCCGGGCACCTTCCGCTGTTCTTCGGTTACGTCGGCGACGGGTTGGTGACGGCGGCCGCGGTCGGCGGAGTGTTCAACTCCCCCAGCGCGGATCTCGTGCTGTCCTGCATCCGCGATGTCGACAACGGCTCGGGCGTCCTGCTGCTGTACGGCAACTACGGCGGTGACGTCATGAACTTCGACCTCGCCGCCGAACTTGCCGCGGCGGAGGGCATCCGGACAGTCACCATGTTGGCTGCCGACGACGTTGCCTCTGCCCCTCTCGCGGAACGTCATCGCCGACGCGGCGTGGCCGGCATCGCCCTTCTCTACAAACTGGCCGGCGCCGCCAGCGCACGGGGCGATTCGCTGGATACCATCTCCAGCCTGCTACAGCGCGCCACAGACCGTCTGGTGACCGTCGGAGTGGCCTTGTCTCCGTGCATCCTGCCTGCCGTGGGGCGTCCCACCTTCGAACTACCCGCCGGACAGATGGAAATCGGTGCCGGTCTGCACGGCGAGCCCGGCGTTCGACGCGAATCCCTCACGCAGGCATCTGTGATCGTCAATCAGGTGTTGGAGCTGCTGCTCAACGACAATGGTCCCGTTGCCGGTGACCGGGTGGCGCTTCTGGTCAACGGCCTCGGCTCGACACCGCTCGAGGAGTTGTATCTGATCTCCGGGATCTGCCACGACCAACTCCGCAAAGCCGGTATCGAGGTCGTCGTTCCCTTCGTCGGGAACTTCGCCACCAGCCTGGAGATGGGCGGCGCCTCGGTCTCTCTACTGCCGGTCGACGATGAGATGCAGACGCTGCTGGGTGCCCCGTGCCACGCACCGGTGATGACCCTGTGGTGA
- a CDS encoding dihydroxyacetone kinase subunit L translates to MWDRVRQLAGYLDAHIDELTALDSVAGDGDLGLTAKKALQAVTSNADVIETQAVTEQLTRIGRILASEVPSTSGTLVAFGFLGAGKADISDGPDAQHLADILTALGTTIATRGKAEPGDKTMLDALIPAADAAQRSAADGSDLDNALSAAAEAAEAGAANTPAMIPKFGRAAWLADRSAGNIDAGARLVAVLLRGLCADRN, encoded by the coding sequence ATGTGGGATCGTGTCCGTCAGCTGGCCGGCTACCTCGATGCGCACATCGACGAGCTCACCGCATTGGATTCGGTGGCCGGTGACGGCGACCTCGGCCTCACCGCCAAGAAGGCGCTGCAGGCCGTTACCAGCAACGCCGACGTCATCGAAACTCAGGCTGTGACAGAACAACTGACCAGGATTGGGCGGATTCTGGCAAGCGAGGTTCCCTCAACATCGGGAACGCTGGTCGCATTCGGCTTTCTCGGTGCCGGGAAAGCCGACATCTCGGATGGCCCGGACGCGCAGCACCTCGCTGACATCCTCACCGCGCTCGGGACGACTATCGCGACCCGGGGCAAGGCCGAACCAGGCGACAAGACCATGCTGGACGCACTCATCCCCGCAGCCGACGCCGCACAGCGCTCAGCTGCAGACGGGTCCGACCTTGACAACGCACTGTCAGCCGCGGCCGAGGCCGCCGAGGCGGGTGCCGCAAACACGCCGGCGATGATTCCGAAGTTCGGCAGAGCCGCCTGGCTGGCCGATCGCTCTGCCGGCAACATCGATGCCGGCGCCCGTCTGGTCGCAGTGCTACTCCGGGGCTTGTGCGCGGATCGCAACTAG
- a CDS encoding cation:dicarboxylate symporter family transporter has translation MSRTTSGNTAKVAEVEQKTKKDRTHWLYIAVLVAIVAGIIVGLVAPDTGAALGVLGTLFVDLIKMMISPVIFCTIVLGIGSVRKAASVGKVGGLALGYFLVMSTFALAIGLLVGNIIHPGDGLNATGDPAAGAELAAEAEGEGGTMEFISGIIPTSLLSSLTEGNVLQTLFVALLVGFAVQAMGRAGEPLLRGIGLVQKLVFRILAGILWLAPIGAFGAIAKVVGDTGFQAVIQMAVLMGAFYLTCVVFVFGVLGVLIRLIAGQSIFKLARYLAREYLLIVATSSSESALPRLIAKMEHAGVQPTTVGIVVPTGYSFNLDGTAIYLTMASLFIADALGDPLTIGEQLSLLVFMIIASKGAAGVSGAGLATLAGGLQAHRPELLDGIGLIVGIDRFMSEARALTNFSGNAVATVLVGSWTDTVDKDRMHKVLDGEIPFDEQTMVDDSPDREPAMSRSEKS, from the coding sequence GTGAGCCGCACCACTTCTGGGAACACGGCCAAGGTGGCTGAGGTCGAGCAGAAGACCAAAAAGGACCGTACGCACTGGCTGTACATCGCGGTGCTGGTGGCTATCGTCGCCGGCATCATCGTCGGCTTGGTGGCGCCCGACACCGGTGCTGCACTGGGAGTGCTGGGCACCCTGTTCGTCGACCTGATCAAGATGATGATCAGCCCGGTCATCTTCTGCACCATCGTGCTCGGCATCGGGTCGGTGCGCAAAGCGGCGTCCGTCGGCAAGGTCGGCGGCTTGGCGCTCGGGTACTTCCTGGTGATGTCCACCTTCGCCCTGGCCATCGGCCTGCTGGTGGGCAACATCATCCACCCCGGTGACGGGTTGAACGCCACCGGCGATCCCGCCGCCGGAGCCGAACTGGCCGCTGAGGCCGAAGGCGAAGGCGGGACCATGGAGTTCATCTCCGGAATCATCCCGACGTCGCTGCTGAGCTCGCTCACCGAAGGCAATGTGTTGCAGACGTTGTTCGTGGCATTGCTGGTCGGTTTTGCGGTGCAGGCCATGGGCCGGGCGGGTGAGCCGCTGCTGCGCGGTATCGGCCTGGTGCAGAAGCTGGTCTTCCGCATCCTGGCCGGCATCCTGTGGCTGGCGCCCATCGGGGCGTTCGGTGCCATTGCAAAAGTGGTGGGCGACACCGGCTTCCAGGCGGTCATCCAGATGGCTGTGCTGATGGGTGCGTTCTATCTGACCTGTGTGGTGTTCGTGTTCGGGGTGCTCGGGGTGTTGATCCGGCTGATCGCCGGCCAGTCGATCTTCAAGCTCGCTCGCTACCTGGCCCGGGAGTATCTGCTCATCGTCGCGACGTCGTCGTCGGAGTCGGCGCTGCCGCGCCTGATCGCCAAGATGGAGCACGCCGGTGTGCAGCCCACCACGGTCGGCATCGTCGTCCCGACCGGGTACTCGTTCAACCTGGACGGCACGGCGATCTACCTGACGATGGCGTCGCTGTTCATCGCCGATGCTCTCGGGGATCCGCTGACCATCGGTGAGCAACTCTCGCTGCTGGTGTTCATGATCATCGCGTCCAAGGGCGCGGCGGGGGTCAGCGGCGCCGGATTGGCCACTCTCGCCGGTGGCCTGCAGGCGCACCGCCCGGAACTGCTGGACGGCATCGGCCTCATCGTCGGTATCGACCGGTTCATGTCCGAAGCCCGTGCGCTGACCAACTTCTCGGGTAATGCCGTGGCCACCGTGCTGGTGGGGTCGTGGACCGACACCGTGGACAAGGACCGGATGCACAAGGTGCTCGACGGTGAGATCCCGTTCGACGAGCAGACCATGGTCGACGACTCCCCCGACCGCGAACCGGCTATGTCCCGCTCGGAGAAGAGCTAG
- the egtE gene encoding ergothioneine biosynthesis PLP-dependent enzyme EgtE translates to MSVEQWRAARPEPAGIHLDSAACSRQSFAVIEAVAQHARHEAEVGGYMAAVAAEPVLDAGRSAIAALTAMTADDVVFTTGSNHALDLLLGVWPGRRTLACVPGEFGPNLAIMAANGFDVRALPVDADGRVVVEAAATMLTAAPPSLVHLTGVASHRGVAQPVEELTAACRALGIPLVLDAAQALGQIDCAVGADAVYSSSRKWMAGPRGVGFLAVKPGLARRLVRRTPPASWDVPVGVLESFDHVEANVAARVGFSLAVGEYLAAGPDQMRARLSQIGKTVRTALDGVAGWQVSEPVDEPTAITTLRPPPGVDPATVRQWLIEHRGIVTTAAEVARAPFELTGPVLRVSPHVDVTSEDLEGFASALTDATAEV, encoded by the coding sequence ATGAGCGTGGAACAGTGGCGGGCAGCCCGACCGGAACCTGCTGGCATCCATCTGGATTCGGCGGCGTGCTCGCGGCAGAGCTTCGCCGTCATCGAAGCCGTCGCGCAACACGCCCGCCACGAAGCCGAGGTGGGTGGCTACATGGCCGCGGTAGCGGCCGAACCCGTGTTGGACGCCGGCCGAAGTGCCATCGCGGCGTTGACGGCGATGACGGCCGACGACGTGGTCTTCACCACCGGTTCCAATCACGCGCTCGATCTGTTGCTTGGTGTATGGCCAGGCCGGCGGACCCTGGCGTGTGTGCCCGGCGAGTTCGGCCCCAATCTGGCCATCATGGCGGCCAACGGTTTTGACGTACGTGCCCTTCCGGTGGACGCCGACGGACGCGTCGTGGTCGAGGCGGCTGCCACCATGCTGACCGCTGCGCCCCCGAGCCTGGTGCACCTGACCGGTGTCGCGAGCCACCGCGGCGTGGCCCAACCCGTGGAAGAACTGACGGCGGCGTGCCGCGCTCTGGGTATCCCGCTCGTGCTCGACGCGGCGCAGGCACTGGGGCAGATCGACTGTGCGGTGGGCGCAGATGCGGTCTACTCGTCGTCGCGCAAGTGGATGGCCGGCCCGCGGGGTGTCGGATTCCTGGCGGTCAAACCTGGGCTTGCGCGCCGGTTGGTTCGGCGCACGCCGCCGGCGTCGTGGGACGTGCCGGTCGGGGTGCTCGAATCCTTCGACCACGTCGAGGCCAACGTCGCTGCTCGCGTGGGCTTTTCTCTGGCAGTTGGTGAGTATCTGGCCGCCGGTCCCGACCAGATGCGGGCCCGGCTCTCCCAGATCGGCAAGACGGTGCGTACAGCGTTGGATGGGGTGGCCGGCTGGCAGGTGAGCGAACCCGTCGACGAACCCACCGCCATCACCACGCTGCGCCCGCCGCCCGGTGTCGACCCCGCGACTGTGCGGCAGTGGCTCATCGAGCATCGTGGCATCGTCACCACCGCTGCCGAAGTGGCCCGCGCACCCTTTGAATTGACCGGTCCGGTGTTACGGGTATCGCCGCACGTCGACGTCACTTCCGAGGACCTGGAGGGCTTTGCCTCGGCGCTCACGGACGCCACTGCCGAAGTATAG
- the egtD gene encoding L-histidine N(alpha)-methyltransferase, with translation MTSHTTVSVANHLAADHAAQALRHDVRSGLSANPKSLPPKWFYDAVGSDLFDQITRLPEYYPTRAEASILADRAAEIAAASDADTLVELGSGTSEKTRMLLDAMRDRGALRRFIPFDVDSSVLVAAGAALAAEYPGVDIDAVCGDFEEHLGEIPGGGRRLFAFLGSTIGNLTPGPRAQFLSSLAAVMNAGDTLLLGTDLVKDPGRLVRAYDDSAGVTAAFNRNVLAVVNRELHADFDLEAFAHVAKWNPAEERIEMWLRAVTAQHVRIADVDLTVDFDPGEEMLTEVSCKFRADGVARELASAGLRLTQWWTDAPGDFGLSLAVK, from the coding sequence ATGACAAGCCACACCACGGTATCGGTCGCCAACCACCTGGCCGCTGACCACGCCGCCCAGGCCCTGCGCCACGATGTCCGCTCGGGCCTGAGTGCCAACCCCAAATCGCTTCCGCCCAAATGGTTCTACGACGCCGTGGGCAGCGATCTGTTCGATCAGATCACCCGGCTGCCCGAGTACTACCCCACCAGGGCCGAGGCCTCCATCCTGGCCGATCGCGCAGCCGAGATCGCTGCCGCCAGTGACGCCGACACCCTGGTGGAACTCGGCAGCGGCACCTCGGAGAAAACCCGGATGTTGTTGGACGCCATGCGGGACCGCGGCGCGTTACGCCGCTTCATCCCCTTCGACGTGGACTCCTCGGTGCTGGTGGCCGCAGGTGCGGCACTGGCAGCCGAGTACCCGGGGGTGGACATCGACGCCGTGTGTGGCGATTTCGAGGAGCACCTGGGTGAGATTCCCGGAGGTGGAAGAAGGCTTTTCGCATTCCTGGGCTCCACCATCGGCAACCTCACACCCGGGCCGCGGGCACAGTTCCTGTCGTCGCTGGCGGCCGTGATGAACGCCGGAGACACCCTGCTGCTGGGTACCGACCTGGTGAAGGACCCAGGTCGCCTGGTCCGCGCGTATGACGACAGCGCCGGGGTTACCGCGGCGTTCAACCGCAATGTGCTGGCGGTGGTGAACCGGGAACTGCACGCCGACTTCGATCTCGAAGCCTTTGCGCACGTTGCCAAATGGAACCCCGCCGAGGAACGCATCGAAATGTGGTTGCGCGCTGTCACCGCACAACACGTGCGCATCGCAGACGTGGATCTGACGGTGGACTTCGACCCCGGCGAGGAAATGCTGACCGAGGTGTCGTGTAAGTTCCGCGCCGACGGAGTGGCTCGTGAGTTGGCTTCTGCCGGACTGCGGCTCACCCAGTGGTGGACCGATGCCCCGGGCGACTTCGGACTGTCCCTGGCGGTCAAATGA
- the egtC gene encoding ergothioneine biosynthesis protein EgtC, which translates to MCRHLGWLGTPVSVSSLILEPPHGLRVQSYAPRRQKHGTMNADGWGVGFFDGAVPRRWRGACPLWGDASFASVAPALSSSCVVAAVRSATIGMPIDVSAAAPFTDGHWLLSHNGVVDRSVVPAAPGAESVVDSALLAALIFRNGLDQLGATIAEVGAADPSARLNILAANGSRLLATTWGDTLSVLRRRDGVVLASEPYDDDPEWEDIPDCHLVDVRDGTVTVTAL; encoded by the coding sequence ATGTGTCGTCATCTCGGCTGGCTCGGCACGCCGGTGTCCGTGTCCAGCCTGATCCTGGAGCCACCGCATGGCCTGCGGGTGCAGTCGTACGCGCCGCGGCGGCAGAAGCACGGCACCATGAACGCCGACGGCTGGGGTGTCGGCTTCTTTGACGGTGCGGTGCCGCGACGCTGGCGCGGGGCCTGCCCGCTGTGGGGTGACGCCTCGTTCGCCTCGGTGGCCCCGGCACTGTCGAGTTCATGTGTGGTGGCCGCGGTCCGGTCGGCCACCATCGGCATGCCCATCGACGTCAGTGCCGCGGCGCCGTTCACCGACGGGCACTGGCTGTTGTCGCACAACGGGGTGGTGGACCGGTCCGTCGTGCCGGCTGCACCGGGCGCCGAGTCGGTGGTGGACAGCGCGCTGTTGGCGGCACTGATCTTCCGCAACGGGCTGGATCAGCTGGGGGCCACGATCGCCGAGGTGGGTGCCGCTGATCCGAGCGCGCGGCTGAACATCCTGGCTGCCAACGGCTCTCGACTGCTGGCCACCACGTGGGGTGACACTCTGTCGGTGCTGCGTCGCCGAGACGGTGTGGTCCTGGCCAGTGAACCCTACGACGACGACCCGGAGTGGGAGGACATCCCGGACTGCCACCTCGTCGACGTCCGAGACGGCACCGTCACCGTCACCGCGCTGTAG
- the egtB gene encoding ergothioneine biosynthesis protein EgtB has translation MSTRELLADGLTRARERTRALVAFEDDELRRQYHPLMSPLVWDLAHIGQQEELWLLRDGSLDVPGLLPANVEGLYDAFVHSRASRVDLPLLSPVQAHRYLDTVRAKALDALDVLGPDPAEDAFRFGLVISHENQHNETMLQALSLRVGTPLLSSAVPLPPGRPGLAGTSVDVPAGEFVLGVDTADEPFSLDNERPAHTVFVPNFRIGRVPVTNGEWRAFIDDGGYRRPELWSSRGWEHRTQSDLVAPLFWNGEELPGTRTRFGHVETVPDDEPVQHVTFFEAEAYARWAGARLPTEVEWEKAAAWDPAVGRRRRFPWGSALPSAGLANLGGESLRPAPVGAYPGGASAYGAEQMLGDVWEWTTSPLRPWPGFTPMIYDRYSEPFFDGDYRVLRGGSWAVASDILRPSFRNWDHPIRRQIFSGVRLAWDL, from the coding sequence GTGAGCACACGAGAGTTGTTGGCCGACGGCCTCACCCGCGCCCGTGAGCGCACCCGCGCCCTGGTGGCCTTCGAGGATGACGAACTGCGCCGCCAGTACCACCCGCTGATGAGCCCGTTGGTGTGGGATCTGGCGCACATCGGCCAGCAGGAGGAGCTGTGGCTGCTGCGCGACGGCAGCCTCGACGTTCCCGGGCTGCTGCCCGCCAATGTAGAGGGACTCTACGACGCGTTCGTGCACTCACGCGCCAGCCGGGTGGACCTGCCGCTGCTGTCGCCGGTGCAGGCCCATCGGTATCTCGACACCGTGCGTGCCAAGGCCCTGGATGCGTTGGACGTCCTGGGACCCGACCCTGCCGAGGACGCCTTCCGGTTCGGCCTGGTGATCAGCCACGAGAACCAGCACAACGAGACCATGCTGCAGGCGCTGAGCCTGCGGGTCGGTACTCCGCTGCTGAGCTCCGCGGTGCCGCTGCCGCCGGGTCGCCCCGGTCTGGCGGGCACGTCCGTCGACGTGCCTGCCGGCGAGTTCGTACTGGGTGTCGACACCGCCGACGAACCGTTCTCCCTGGACAACGAGCGGCCGGCACACACCGTGTTCGTTCCCAACTTCCGGATCGGCCGGGTGCCCGTCACCAACGGCGAATGGCGCGCGTTCATCGACGACGGCGGCTACCGGCGCCCTGAGTTGTGGTCGTCCCGCGGCTGGGAGCACCGCACCCAGTCGGATCTGGTGGCGCCCCTGTTCTGGAACGGCGAAGAGTTGCCGGGCACCCGCACCCGGTTCGGGCACGTCGAGACGGTTCCCGACGACGAACCCGTCCAGCACGTCACGTTCTTCGAAGCCGAGGCGTACGCCCGGTGGGCCGGTGCCCGGTTGCCCACCGAAGTCGAGTGGGAGAAAGCGGCGGCGTGGGACCCCGCCGTCGGCCGTCGACGCCGCTTCCCATGGGGATCGGCGCTGCCGTCGGCCGGTTTGGCCAACCTGGGCGGTGAGTCGCTGCGCCCAGCACCGGTGGGTGCCTACCCCGGCGGTGCGTCGGCGTACGGCGCCGAGCAGATGCTGGGTGACGTGTGGGAGTGGACCACCTCGCCGCTGCGGCCGTGGCCGGGTTTCACACCGATGATCTACGACCGTTACAGCGAGCCGTTCTTTGACGGGGACTACCGCGTGCTCCGCGGCGGCTCATGGGCGGTGGCCTCCGACATCCTGCGCCCCAGTTTCCGCAACTGGGATCACCCGATCCGGCGCCAGATCTTCTCTGGTGTCCGATTGGCCTGGGACCTGTAG